A region of Porites lutea chromosome 13, jaPorLute2.1, whole genome shotgun sequence DNA encodes the following proteins:
- the LOC140923532 gene encoding DELTA-thalatoxin-Avl2a-like yields MFDVVLFLVSLTLVGSSSQPAGNDTHFLGQSIYLPDTDVVGSAPNGIHLFSLIQEHCIQNQPLHKSVRNTNYYRDTAALYSSIATTSELQANFQTDFSFGFTLDVITKSISSTKRDVSGLSLDLKEKANILLLSKDCLLQGTPSPQFMNDFQNLASNISKPWLVESWREYQIFLKKWGSHIITGVTRGSSIIEYSFAEETQKYTERDFTVKSCVSLAGSLDPKALNVSACSNITQEEIAKVSRMELSGSLCVTGGTAETRTGLLYNRSAELIEQFMREGETHPDLIEYTLMPIWEYLQEKSVGTPALIKAVNMEYFYNGYLNFGCSYNHLHGMDLQKFDLTDEATPEHPEYSCTIAPSGCQSYSDCHYHIGVWCNCEGDTCIRYHTVTSNTGKTRLQAAPYYGGGWGWQGCDWKVWGSVCGCEHPSSERKTIWSQSSKYALYLASAQSPKQKQERATTRNEL; encoded by the coding sequence ATGTTCGACGTTGTGCTATTCCTTGTCTCTTTGACCCTGGTAGGAAGCAGCTCTCAGCCTGCTGGCAATGACACCCATTTTCTTGGGCAATCTATATATCTCCCAGATACAGATGTAGTAGGATCTGCACCCAACGGCATCCACCTGTTTTCCCTTATCCAAGAGCATTGCATACAGAATCAGCCACTTCACAAGTCTGTTAGAAACACCAATTATTACAGAGACACAGCAGCGCTATATAGCTCCATTGCAACCACCAGTGAACTGCAAGCTAACTTCCAAACTGACTTTAGCTTTGGATTTACCTTGGATGTCATAACGAAAAGTATCAGCAGCACAAAGAGAGATGTATCTGGTTTGTCCCTGGATCTGAAGGAAAAGGCCAACATTCTGCTGCTGTCGAAAGACTGTCTGCTGCAAGGAACTCCATCACCACAGTTTATGAACGATTTCCAGAACCTAGCTTCAAACATCAGCAAACCATGGCTAGTCGAATCATGGCGAGAATACCAGATTTTCCTCAAAAAGTGGGGTAGCCACATCATCACTGGCGTAACTCGAGGATCCAGTATCATCGAGTACTCTTTTGCCGAAGAAACACAAAAGTACACTGAACGAGACTTCACGGTCAAAAGCTGTGTATCCCTGGCCGGTTCCTTGGATCCAAAAGCATTGAATGTTTCAGCATGTTCAAATATCACTCAAGAGGAAATTGCAAAAGTCAGCCGCATGGAACTGAGCGGTTCTCTTTGTGTAACGGGAGGAACTGCAGAAACGAGAACCGGGCTACTCTACAATCGTTCGGCCGAGCTTATTGAACAGTTCATGCGAGAAGGCGAAACTCACCCAGACCTCATAGAGTATACCCTTATGCCTATCTGGGAATACTTGCAGGAGAAATCCGTTGGAACACCCGCTCTCATAAAAGCCGTTAATATGGAATATTTCTACAATGGGTATTTGAACTTTGGCTGCTCATACAACCACTTACACGGTATGGACCTCCAGAAGTTTGACCTTACTGACGAAGCTACACCAGAACACCCAGAATACTCCTGCACTATTGCTCCTTCTGGATGCCAGAGTTACAGTGATTGCCACTATCACATTGGTGTCTGGTGTAACTGTGAAGGTGACACCTGCATCCGCTACCATACAGTCACCAGCAATACAGGGAAAACGCGATTGCAGGCTGCTCCTTACTACGGCGGCGGGTGGGGTTGGCAAGGATGCGACTGGAAAGTTTGGGGCTCTGTCTGCGGTTGCGAACACCCAAGCTCCGAAAGGAAAACCATATGGTCTCAATCCAGCAAGTACGCGCTTTACCTTGCTTCCGCCCAGTCTCCTAAACAAAAGCAAGAAAGAGCTACAACAAGGAACGAACTGTGA
- the LOC140923446 gene encoding uncharacterized protein encodes MQPGPIYFKTPRKCGIFGVMCEGLPRQVNFLIDEATSAGKGANATISYVHYYFEHHGLGETDAQLNADNCSGQNKNNYFLWYLAWRTLMELHHSITYSFLIAGYTKFAPDRSLGLIKKAFKVTYVSLLYEFARLVETSSTSKAQLVGTHDGRVIVPVYDWSSFLGQYFKKLPKIKKFHHFRFSNENPGKVFYKEFVFSPEQSFMLLKNNAILPPPSILPDVVNPDGLTDSFQTDETDQTNQTVL; translated from the coding sequence ATGCAACCTGGGCCAATCTACTTCAAAACTCCTCGGAAGTGTGGGATATTTGGAGTTATGTGCGAGGGCCTACCAAGACAAGTCAATTTCCTCATAGATGAGGCCACTTCTGCTGGGAAAGGGGCAAACGCAACAATCAGTTACGTCCACTACTATTTTGAGCACCATGGATTAGGAGAGACAGACGCACAGCTTAATGCTGATAACTGCTCgggtcaaaataaaaacaattactttttgtGGTACTTAGCGTGGAGAACTTTAATGGAACTGCATCATTCCATCACATACTCTTTCCTTATTGCCGGTTACACCAAGTTTGCTCCGGACCGTTCTTTAGGACTGATAAAGAAAGCCTTCAAAGTCACGTACGTTTCGTTGCTGTACGAATTTGCACGACTAGTAGAGACCTCCAGCACTAGCAAAGCACAACTTGTTGGCACGCACGACGGGCGAGTGATTGTTCCTGTGTACGACTGGAGTTCGTTTCTCGGGCAGTACTTcaaaaagttgccgaaaattaaaaagtttcatcattttcggttttcaaatgaaaacccTGGCAAGGTCTTCTacaaagaatttgtttttagcCCAGAACAGTCGTTTATGTTGTTGAAGAATAATGCTATTCTTCCGCCACCTTCTATCCTTCCTGACGTAGTAAATCCAGATGGACTGACTGACAGTTTTCAGACAGATGAGACAGATCAGACAAATCAGACAGTTTTGTAA
- the LOC140923448 gene encoding uncharacterized protein codes for MPKMKWSVKHDTIFGRELLSWELWKYLSGTRERGNCLDEICKILNNIKEPQFCVSQKGLRDRLKILERDSKARKREAERGSGISPEYREIDQIMEDYMERREEEEKTKESRTDVDRNKADQDKAAGEEMRERAMERLAQTKKRNGKDEPRKKRQKSGDTLDYLREAAERDSQLRRDELDMKRRQDEATAATQQALFTQLRDQQQLQVQQQQQQQQQFMHMMQMMLNSQQAQTQAVIELLKKGP; via the coding sequence atGCCGAAAATGAAGTGGTCAGTTAAACATGACACCATATTTGGTCGCGAACTCCTTAGTTGGGAACTATGGAAGTACCTTTCAGGCACCAGAGAGCGGGGAAACTGTTTAGACGAAATATGCAAAATTCTGAATAACATCAAAGAGCCCCAATTTTGCGTTTCGCAAAAGGGTTTGAGGGACCGCTTGAAAATCCTGGAAAGGGATTCCAAGGCCAGGAAGAGAGAGGCCGAGAGGGGCTCGGGAATTTCCCCCGAATACCGAGAAATAGATCAAATAATGGAAGACTATATGGAGAGAAGAGAGGAGGAAGAGAAGACCAAGGAATCCCGCACTGATGTGGATCGAAACAAGGCAGATCAAGATAAAGCAGCAGGCGAGGAGATGAGGGAGAGAGCGATGGAGAGGCTAGCTCAGACTAAGAAGAGAAATGGCAAAGATGAACCACGAAAAAAGCGCCAAAAAAGTGGTGACACCCTTGACTATCTAAGGGAGGCAGCGGAGAGGGACTCTCAGTTAAGGCGAGATGAGCTGGACATGAAGAGGAGGCAAGACGAAGCTACAGCTGCTACCCAGCAAGCATTGTTCACTCAGCTGCGGGACCAGCAACAGTTACAGGtgcagcaacagcaacagcagcaacagcagtTTATGCATATGATGCAAATGATGCTTAACAGCCAGCAAGCGCAAACACAAGCAGTCATTGAACTCTTAAAAAAGGGACCGTAG
- the LOC140923533 gene encoding uncharacterized protein, whose amino-acid sequence MPNFRETRACIAYAYRNNLLKEQEFVLLYDARKSKNPEFPYWNYERFDLDEKTNDECKVEFRFYRDDIYKLAEQLQLPDEITTYNGLVVPSVPALCMYLKRYAYPCRYGDLVYHFARPVPEISIINNHIMDLIYERWHHLLTRYNHDLLSPPKLHQYADAIQQAGAALDNCWGFIDGTVRPVCRPNENQRSIYNGHKRVHSIKFQAVALPNGLVGNLFGPVEGRRHDSFMLAASGFLQELQRFSNCPVTGLPLCVYGDPAYPIRAHLQRPYKGAVLTPAQQDFNTSMSTVRSSVEWIFGDIVNYFKFLDFKKNLKIGLSAVGKMYVTCALMQNARSILYGSVTSEYFGVNPPTLEEYFI is encoded by the coding sequence ATGCCTAACTTCAGAGAAACAAGAGCTTGTATTGCTTACGCTTATCGAAACAACCTTTTAAAAGAACAAGAATTTGTACTTTTATACGATGCTCGTAAGTCAAAAAACCCAGAGTTTCCGTATTGGAACTACGAAAGGTTCGATTTGGACGAGAAAACAAACGACGAATGCAAGGTTGAGTTTCGTTTCTACAGAGATGACATTTATAAACTTGCGGAACAGCTGCAGTTACCTGACGAGATAACCACTTACAATGGTTTAGTAGTACCTTCGGTACCTGCATTATGCATGTATCTTAAGCGCTACGCCTACCCTTGCCGATACGGAGATTTGGTTTACCATTTTGCCAGACCGGTTCCTGAGATTTCTATCATAAATAACCACATAATGGACTTGATTTATGAGCGCTGGCATCATCTGCTTACAAGGTATAATCATGATTTGTTATCCCCTCCCAAGCTTCACCAGTATGCTGATGCTATCCAACAGGCAGGAGCTGCCCTAGATAACTGCTGGGGATTCATAGATGGAACTGTACGTCCAGTTTGTAGGCCTAACGAAAACCAGCGATCCATCTACAATGGCCATAAACGTGTCCACTCTATTAAGTTTCAGGCTGTCGCTTTGCCTAATGGATTAGTGGGGAATCTATTTGGCCCAGTTGAGGGAAGACGCCATGACAGTTTCATGCTAGCTGCCTCCGGATTCTTGCAGGAACTGCAAAGGTTTTCCAACTGCCCCGTAACTGGCCTTCCCCTCTGCGTGTACGGTGACCCCGCCTATCCGATACGTGCACACCTACAAAGGCCCTATAAAGGGGCAGTCCTGACCCCAGCTCAACAAGATTTTAACACCTCAATGAGCACAGTTCGCTCTTCCGTCGAGTGGATATTCGGGGATATTGTCAATTATTTTAAGTTCTTAGATTTTAAGAAGAATCTGAAAATCGGATTGAGTGCTGTAGGAAAGATGTATGTAACATGTGCGTTAATGCAGAATGCACGAAGCATTTTATACGGTTCTGTTACGTCCGAGTATTTTGGTGTTAATCCGCCAACTCTAGAGGAATACTTCATTTGA